One Nitrososphaerota archaeon genomic window carries:
- a CDS encoding ABC transporter permease — MTSVESFISYVMTVSVTYIFASQGMTLAGNSGVFVIFNEGVMLAGASATFLVAHFTGSIVYGVVAGASIGLLFGLIMAFFSVTLRQDQFVIGIGLYILGAGFATLLYDVFIGVSFSPPQAPTLKPLDIPYLSSLPFVGQILFNQNAFFYFAIFATILIWFFLSKTRYGLIVRSVGESPRVADSLGISVVLTRYVMIAIGGALIALAGSYVPLAFTGTYTTTLISGRGWISILIALFGRFRPLSVLLGALFFAGVETGALYSQVLGINAPTQVILMIPFIVALFLMIQAYRTADLPKGLGKPYDRESLED; from the coding sequence ATGACCTCGGTCGAGTCGTTCATTTCCTACGTAATGACAGTCTCGGTGACCTACATCTTCGCGTCCCAGGGAATGACGCTCGCAGGTAATTCCGGAGTCTTTGTCATTTTCAATGAGGGTGTCATGCTGGCAGGCGCCTCTGCTACATTCCTTGTCGCTCACTTCACAGGCAGCATCGTCTATGGAGTGGTCGCGGGGGCTTCGATAGGCTTGCTCTTTGGCCTCATAATGGCTTTCTTCTCAGTCACATTACGACAGGACCAGTTCGTCATCGGTATTGGCCTCTACATCCTAGGCGCCGGCTTCGCCACGCTACTTTATGATGTGTTCATAGGAGTGTCGTTCAGTCCCCCGCAAGCTCCGACTCTCAAGCCTTTGGACATACCATACCTTTCATCTTTGCCATTCGTAGGCCAGATTCTCTTCAACCAGAACGCGTTTTTCTACTTCGCCATATTCGCGACCATTCTAATCTGGTTCTTCCTGTCCAAGACGAGATACGGGCTCATAGTTAGGTCGGTCGGGGAATCACCCCGAGTTGCAGATTCGCTTGGAATCAGCGTGGTACTGACTAGGTACGTGATGATAGCGATAGGGGGGGCGTTGATAGCGCTCGCAGGGTCTTACGTTCCGTTGGCGTTCACTGGAACATACACCACCACTCTCATAAGTGGGAGAGGGTGGATTTCGATACTCATCGCACTATTCGGAAGGTTCCGCCCTCTTTCGGTATTGTTAGGAGCATTGTTCTTTGCTGGTGTCGAAACAGGGGCACTCTATTCACAGGTCTTGGGGATCAACGCCCCAACGCAGGTCATTCTGATGATTCCCTTCATCGTCGCCCTTTTCCTCATGATTCAGGCTTATCGGACCGCCGACCTGCCAAAGGGGTTGGGGAAACCCTACGACAGAGAGTCTCTGGAAGACTAA
- a CDS encoding PD-(D/E)XK nuclease family protein: protein MDTSKRPAVTFWEDLWRREEEFHLSGKPEYRHDTAFVAVSAISGQFYCEYKVENEFAFGEIPTEAKDSGTELHDELIPQVTITKKQFVELVERKKPSFAVLGVWGTVGGLRIIGMPDHIVWSEGRPLWLVELKTTKGDPSSLWQDQEAQIRIYALLLDLMGFDCSRLGLALVRLRTEGLSEEERRLWVERVSDSLQSDKVGELETRYKSTMKVHVLSHDRRAAVASVLEKRGYWLGEREPTSSTSVGKCRACEYNSVCPKSLFKVP, encoded by the coding sequence ATGGATACGTCCAAGCGTCCGGCCGTGACGTTCTGGGAGGACCTCTGGAGACGCGAAGAGGAGTTCCACCTCTCGGGGAAGCCCGAGTACCGCCACGACACCGCATTCGTCGCGGTATCTGCCATCTCAGGTCAATTCTACTGCGAGTACAAGGTGGAGAACGAGTTCGCGTTCGGAGAGATTCCCACTGAGGCGAAGGACTCGGGTACGGAACTCCACGACGAACTCATCCCACAGGTGACGATCACCAAGAAGCAATTCGTAGAGCTGGTAGAGAGGAAGAAGCCGAGCTTCGCCGTCCTGGGGGTCTGGGGCACCGTCGGAGGCCTCCGGATCATCGGCATGCCCGACCACATAGTGTGGTCCGAAGGAAGGCCTCTCTGGCTCGTCGAGCTCAAGACGACCAAGGGCGACCCGAGCTCCCTATGGCAGGACCAGGAGGCCCAGATTCGAATCTACGCGCTCCTGCTGGACCTGATGGGGTTCGACTGCTCCCGCCTTGGACTAGCCCTGGTCAGACTTAGAACCGAAGGACTCTCCGAAGAGGAAAGGAGGCTCTGGGTCGAGAGGGTGTCGGATTCCCTACAGTCAGACAAGGTAGGGGAGCTTGAGACCAGATACAAGAGCACGATGAAGGTTCACGTCCTTTCGCATGACAGGCGCGCGGCAGTAGCTAGCGTGCTGGAGAAGCGGGGTTACTGGCTCGGGGAGAGGGAGCCCACATCCAGCACGAGCGTCGGCAAGTGCAGGGCCTGCGAGTACAATTCGGTCTGCCCAAAGAGCCTCTTCAAGGTCCCCTGA